The following DNA comes from Halanaerobiales bacterium.
CCCTCTCGAGAAAATCCCGTTTAATGATAACAGGATGACCTCTTTTTCCCTTATATACAGGGACCAGACATTCTTTATCAACTGAAAGATATCTATCTATTATATCACTAAATAATTTTTTGTCAATAAGTGGTTGATCTCCTAATGCTATCATTATATGTTTAATTTTAGGATCCATATCTTTTATTCCTGCTCTAATAGAAGTATGCATACCATTATCATAATTTTCATTAATTACAATACTCACTTTTTCATTTTCATAATTTTTTATTTTATCTTTAATCCTAGCTGCATTATGTCCTAAAACAATTGTTAGCTCATCTATTTTATTTAACTGTAAAATTTCATTTATACTTTCTTCAAGCAAAGTATCTCCAGACCAATTTAAGAGCTGTTTTTGTATTCCCATTCGACTTCCCTTACCTGCTGCAAGTAAGATAGCTCTGATCATTTTTAGTCCTCCATTTTTTTAATTGACTTTAATATATCTTTATATATATACTCTCTATTATCTTCTGTAACCACTATTGGATCTTTTTCTAATAAACCTCTAACTTTATCTAAAAATTTATTTTTTTCTAATTTAATAACTCCCAAAACTAATTTATCACTTTTTAGAAGTTCTATAACTTTATTTTGAAAATCATGAGCTTTTATTTCAAAACGACCTAATTCATCCATAATTATAATATCTTTTTTTCTTCCCTTTTTTAATAATTCAACTCCATAATTATCAAATACCTCAGAATCCAGCTTTATGTTTTGATTTTTATCCTTCCAGGCAAAAGTTCCCTTTTCTTTAAGTTTATTTACCTTTTCTCTATCATCTTCAAGAAAAATATTAACTGGTAGTAGATAAAAAGAGGACCAGCCTAACTGACCCTGGTCCCTGCCTACCATAAAACCTCCAGGAGCTAAATCTAATTTAGCTAAAATCCTCTTTATGGTATAAGTCTTACCAGTATTCATTCTACCTGTCATAAAGATATTATTGCCCATTTTATCATTCCTCAGTTTTTGCTTTTATAAATTTACCATATCCTTTTTTAGCTTTTAATTTATTATCTTTAACTAATATATTTCCTCTAAGTATAGTTAAATAAGTATCTCCTATTATATCCAGACCTTCATAAGCAGTATATTCTGATTTAGAATGTAAATCAGCTGCTTTTAACTTTCTTTTCTTATTTGGGTCATATACCAGGATATCTGCATCACTACCTTCTTTTAAGCTCCCTTTTTGAGGATAAAGACCAAAAATTTTAGCTGGATTAGTACTTGTACTTTCAATTAATTGTTTTAAACTAATTTTCCCCTTTTCATAACCATAAGTATATATAAGTGGAAATAGGGTTTCCACACCTGCTATACCTGGATAAGTATCAAAAACATCATTTCCTTCATCTTTTTTTTCTTTTGAGAATGCACAATGGTCAGTGGCAACTACATCTATATTATTATCTTTTAATCCTTTCCATAATGCTTTATTATCTTTACTTTTTCTAAGAGGAGGGGTCATAAAATTATAGCTAGCTTCTTTTCCTTCTAATAAATCTCTAGTTAATAGTAAATAATGGGGAGTAGTTTCAACATTAATATCTACTCCTTTTTTTCTTGCCTTTAATGTCTCTTCATAACCTTTTTCAGAAGAAAGGTGGACTATATAGAGTTTTGCTCCATTTTTTTGGGCATATTTACTTAGTTTTTTAATAGCTTCTTTTTCTGCTTCTGCCGGTCTAATATCAGGATGATATTTATAATCAGTTTTAGCCTGATTTTTATATTCCTCCTGCTTTTTTTCGATAATCTCATTATCCTCAGAG
Coding sequences within:
- a CDS encoding nucleoside-triphosphatase; translation: MGNNIFMTGRMNTGKTYTIKRILAKLDLAPGGFMVGRDQGQLGWSSFYLLPVNIFLEDDREKVNKLKEKGTFAWKDKNQNIKLDSEVFDNYGVELLKKGRKKDIIIMDELGRFEIKAHDFQNKVIELLKSDKLVLGVIKLEKNKFLDKVRGLLEKDPIVVTEDNREYIYKDILKSIKKMED
- the hydA gene encoding dihydropyrimidinase, whose translation is MLLKNGLIYNEKKGKLNKGDLRIESEKIKKISSTLTKKENEKVIDISEKYVFPGIIDSHVHFQLESRGTVADDDFYQGSISAAYGGVTTFIDYADMNKDSLIRGIEDRIKKAKDKTILDYTLHLVINDDFQLDKHLSEIEKLPKKGISSLKLFTTYKNIYMLDEEKMEKIFNKAADLNIVVTVHSEDNEIIEKKQEEYKNQAKTDYKYHPDIRPAEAEKEAIKKLSKYAQKNGAKLYIVHLSSEKGYEETLKARKKGVDINVETTPHYLLLTRDLLEGKEASYNFMTPPLRKSKDNKALWKGLKDNNIDVVATDHCAFSKEKKDEGNDVFDTYPGIAGVETLFPLIYTYGYEKGKISLKQLIESTSTNPAKIFGLYPQKGSLKEGSDADILVYDPNKKRKLKAADLHSKSEYTAYEGLDIIGDTYLTILRGNILVKDNKLKAKKGYGKFIKAKTEE